One window from the genome of Cricetulus griseus strain 17A/GY chromosome 2, alternate assembly CriGri-PICRH-1.0, whole genome shotgun sequence encodes:
- the Ezr gene encoding ezrin, giving the protein MPKPVNVRVTTMDAELEFAIQPNTTGKQLFDQVVKTIGLREVWYFGLQYVDNKGFPTWLKLDKKVSAQEVRKENPVQFKFRAKFYPEDVAEELIQDITQKLFFLQVKDGILSDEIYCPPETAVLLGSYAVQAKFGDYNKEMHKSGYLSSERLIPQRVMDQHKLTRDQWEDRIQVWHAEHRGMLKDSAMLEYLKIAQDLEMYGINYFEIKNKKGTDLWLGVDALGLNIYEKDDKLTPKIGFPWSEIRNISFNDKKFVIKPIDKKAPDFVFYAPRLRINKRILQLCMGNHELYMRRRKPDTIEVQQMKAQAREEKHQKQLERQQLETEKKRRETVEREKEQMLREKEELMLRLQDYEQKTKRAEKELSEQIEKALQLEEERKRAQKEAERLEADRVAALRAKEELERQAQDQIKSQEQLAAELAEYTAKIALLEEARRRKEDEVEEWQHRAKEAQDDLVKTKEELHLVMTAPPPPPPPVYEPVNYHVQEGLHDEGAEPMGYSAELSSEGIMDDRNEEKRITEAEKNERVQRQLLTLSNELSQARDENKRTHNDIIHNENMRQGRDKYKTLRQIRQGNTKQRIDEFEAM; this is encoded by the exons gTCAACGTCCGGGTGACCACCATGGATGCAGAGCTGGAGTTTGCCATCCAGCCAAACACCACCGGGAAACAGCTTTTTGATCAG GTAGTAAAGACTATTGGCCTCCGGGAGGTGTGGTACTTTGGCCTCCAGTATGTGGACAATAAAGGATTTCCTACCTGGTTGAAACTTGACAAAAAG GTGTCTGCACAAGAAGTTCGGAAGGAGAACCCCGTCCAGTTCAAATTCCGGGCCAAGTTCTACCCCGAGGACGTGGCAGAGGAGCTCATCCAGGACATCACGCAGAAGCTGTTCTTCCTCCAGGTCAAGGATGGGATCCTCAGTGATGAGATCTACTGCCCGCCAGAGACCGCGGTGCTACTGGGGTCCTATGCAGTGCAGGCCAAGTTCGGGGATTATAACAAGGAAATGCACAAGTCTGGGTACCTTAGCTCGGAGCGACTGATCCCCCAGAG AGTCATGGACCAGCACAAGCTCACCAGGGACCAGTGGGAGGACCGAATCCAGGTGTGGCACGCAGAACACCGAGGAATGCTTAA GGACAGCGCTATGTTGGAATACCTGAAGATTGCCCAGGACCTGGAAATGTATGGGATCAACTATTTTGAAatcaaaaataagaaaggaacagACCTTTGGCTTGGAGTTGATGCCCTTGGACTTAATATTTATGAGAAAGATGACAA GTTGACCCCAAAGATTGGCTTCCCTTGGAGTGAAATCAGAAACATCTCTTTCAATGACAAAAAGTTTGTCATTAAGCCCATCGACAAGAAGGCACCC GACTTTGTGTTCTATGCCCCCCGCCTGAGAATCAACAAGCGGATCCTGCAGCTTTGCATGGGGAACCATGAGCTGTACATGCGCCGCAGGAAGCCTGACACCATCGAGGTGCAGCAGATGAAGGCCCAAGCCCGGGAAGAGAAGCACCAGAAGCAACTAGAGCG GCAACAGTTGGAaacagagaagaagaggagagagaccgtggagagagagaaggaacagatGCTTCGGGAGAAGGAGGAGCTGATGCTCCGGCTGCAGGACTATGAGCAGAAGACCAAGAGGGCTGAGAAAG AGCTCTCCGAGCAGATCGAGAAGGCCCTccagctggaggaagagaggaagcgAGCCCAGAAGGAGGCCGAGCGCCTGGAGGCTGACCGTGTGGCTGCCCTGCGAGCCAAGGAGGAACTGGAGAGACAGGCACAGGATCAGATAAAGAGCCAGGAGCAGCTG GCGGCAGAGCTGGCAGAGTACACTGCCAAGattgcactgctggaggaggcTCGGAGGCGCAAGGAGGACGAGGTGGAGGAGTGGCAGCACCGG GCCAAAGAAGCCCAGGACGACCTGGTGAAAACCAAGGAGGAGTTACACCTGGTGATGACGGCTCCGCCACCTCCGCCACCCCCAGTGTATGAGCCTGTGAATTACCACGTACAGGAGGGGCTGCATGATGAGGGTGCAGAGCCCATGGGCTACAGTGCTGAGCTCTCCAGTGAGGGCATTATGGATGACCGCAATGAGGAGAAGCGGATCACTGAGGCCGAGAAGAATGAGCGTGTGCAGCGGCAGCTGCTG ACTCTGAGCAACGAGTTGTCCCAGGCCCGGGATGAGAATAAGAGGACCCACAATGACATCATCCACAATGAGAACATGCGGCAAGGTCGGGACAAGTACAAGACACTGCGGCAGATCAGGCAGGGCAACACCAAGCAGCGGATCGACGAATTCGAGGCCATGTAA